The Limisphaerales bacterium genome window below encodes:
- a CDS encoding DUF1592 domain-containing protein encodes MRFIGTAVAWGMLGGLAWAATPKADLDGFRKTVEPVLKRACVSCHGPDKQKGKFRVDTLDPDLLKGEDVSWWLEVFGVIGNGEMPPEDAEVHLQDADRAVVIDWLSREIQQASRVARSAQGRSSFRRLTRYEYDYALRDLLGLDHSLVDRLPPETASEDGFKNSSELLQMSSMQFQTYREIGLKALRRAIVTGERPKTVKYVLPLEKLFEQTAKSQKAKVFRRDDEKYANHRKRAHLLNRETGVGVPFSGGMYRPLDDTAAVQVQPSSKVYMELPRNNEWKVGLDRFLPDAGTMRISIRAARSTEELKGDASLQLGFSAHTSNNANFSNVISERDVLVKAPAGKPEFVHFDIQLADIQRNPFRKLETTFPRRDEFLHIRNVTLVNGLHVQFDHVEITAPFYAQWPPKTHTAIFFETGNRGDEAVYAREVLERFMGRAWRRSVALPEVARYVKLFDEYRPQFESFEGAMVEVLATVLAHPEFLYLAQRDAGAPKAAPSGINEFELAGRLAVFLWSSIPDESLLDLARRGKLREPKVLAVQVDRMLADPRAKRFTRHFVSQWLGLDGLNSVDHIRDDQLKNAMADEPVAFFENVLQANGSVMDFIHSDYVVVNAKLAQHYRIPDVHGLHFRKVALEARHQRGGLMTGAAVLAMNSDGKDSHPLKRGVWMLERMLHDPPPPPPPNVPEVDLADPEIAKMTLKERIADHRDDPACYSCHARIDPWGIAFEHYDAMGSFRTTIKGKPVDATSKLFNKQPLAGMDGLKEYLLAERQDQFARAITHKLTAYALGRHLTFADRADVEELTTQFRTQGDRLRDLVHLLVQSRIFNSK; translated from the coding sequence ATGAGATTCATTGGGACAGCAGTGGCTTGGGGGATGTTGGGCGGACTGGCTTGGGCGGCGACGCCGAAGGCGGATTTGGATGGGTTTCGCAAGACGGTTGAGCCGGTGCTGAAACGGGCGTGTGTGAGTTGCCACGGGCCGGACAAGCAGAAGGGGAAATTTCGCGTGGACACGCTGGACCCCGACTTGCTGAAAGGAGAGGACGTGAGCTGGTGGTTGGAGGTGTTCGGCGTGATCGGCAATGGCGAGATGCCGCCGGAGGATGCCGAGGTGCACTTACAGGATGCCGACCGGGCGGTGGTGATCGATTGGCTTTCCCGCGAGATCCAGCAGGCCTCGCGCGTGGCCCGCAGCGCACAGGGGCGTTCGTCGTTCCGTCGCCTCACTCGCTACGAATACGACTACGCACTGCGCGATTTGCTAGGGCTGGACCATTCGCTGGTGGATCGGTTGCCGCCGGAGACGGCCTCGGAGGATGGATTCAAAAACAGCTCGGAGCTGTTGCAGATGTCTTCCATGCAGTTTCAAACCTATCGCGAGATTGGCCTGAAAGCATTGCGACGGGCGATCGTGACCGGTGAACGGCCCAAGACGGTGAAGTATGTGTTGCCGTTGGAGAAGTTATTCGAGCAAACCGCCAAGTCCCAGAAGGCCAAGGTCTTTCGTCGAGACGATGAGAAATACGCCAATCACCGCAAGCGCGCCCATCTGCTGAACCGGGAGACGGGTGTGGGCGTTCCTTTTTCCGGCGGGATGTATCGGCCGCTGGACGATACGGCGGCTGTGCAGGTTCAGCCCTCTTCCAAGGTCTACATGGAGTTGCCGCGCAATAACGAATGGAAGGTCGGGTTGGATCGGTTTCTACCAGACGCGGGCACGATGCGGATCAGCATTCGGGCGGCGCGATCCACCGAGGAACTGAAGGGAGACGCCAGTTTGCAGTTGGGGTTCAGCGCGCACACGAGCAACAATGCGAATTTCTCAAACGTGATCAGCGAGCGGGATGTGCTCGTCAAGGCGCCGGCAGGCAAACCGGAGTTCGTTCATTTCGACATTCAACTGGCCGATATTCAGCGCAATCCATTTCGCAAACTGGAAACCACATTCCCGCGGCGTGATGAGTTTCTGCACATTCGGAATGTGACTCTGGTGAACGGGCTGCACGTTCAGTTTGATCACGTCGAGATCACCGCGCCGTTTTACGCGCAATGGCCGCCCAAGACGCACACGGCGATTTTCTTCGAGACCGGGAATCGCGGAGACGAGGCGGTGTATGCGCGCGAGGTGCTGGAGCGGTTCATGGGGCGTGCGTGGCGTCGATCGGTCGCCCTACCGGAAGTGGCTCGGTATGTTAAATTATTCGACGAATACCGGCCGCAGTTTGAGTCGTTCGAAGGCGCGATGGTCGAAGTGTTGGCCACGGTGCTGGCGCATCCGGAATTTCTCTACCTAGCCCAGCGCGATGCCGGGGCGCCCAAGGCGGCGCCCTCGGGGATCAACGAATTTGAATTGGCAGGCCGGTTGGCGGTGTTTCTCTGGTCGAGCATTCCGGATGAGTCGTTGCTTGATCTGGCCCGTCGAGGGAAATTGCGGGAGCCCAAGGTGTTGGCCGTGCAGGTGGACCGCATGTTGGCTGATCCGCGCGCCAAACGGTTCACGCGGCATTTCGTCAGCCAATGGCTCGGGCTGGACGGCCTGAACAGCGTAGACCATATCCGGGATGATCAGCTCAAGAACGCCATGGCAGACGAGCCGGTTGCCTTTTTTGAAAATGTGCTGCAGGCCAATGGCAGTGTCATGGATTTCATTCATTCGGACTACGTGGTGGTCAACGCCAAGCTGGCGCAGCATTATCGGATTCCCGATGTGCACGGTCTGCATTTCCGTAAGGTAGCCCTCGAGGCCCGGCACCAACGCGGCGGATTGATGACCGGCGCGGCAGTGTTGGCGATGAACTCGGACGGCAAGGATTCTCATCCCCTCAAGCGCGGCGTCTGGATGCTGGAACGCATGCTGCACGATCCGCCGCCTCCGCCGCCGCCCAATGTGCCCGAGGTGGATCTCGCCGATCCGGAGATTGCCAAGATGACCTTGAAGGAGCGCATCGCCGATCATCGCGATGATCCCGCCTGTTATTCCTGCCACGCACGGATTGATCCGTGGGGGATCGCGTTTGAACACTACGACGCGATGGGATCCTTCCGCACCACGATCAAGGGCAAGCCGGTGGACGCCACTTCGAAGTTGTTTAACAAGCAACCCTTGGCGGGCATGGACGGCCTGAAGGAATACCTGCTCGCCGAGCGACAGGATCAGTTCGCCCGCGCCATCACGCATAAGCTGACCGCCTACGCGTTGGGTCGGCACCTGACGTTTGCCGATCGCGCGGATGTGGAGGAATTAACGACGCAGTTCAGGACGCAGGGCGATCGGCTTCGCGATCTGGTGCATCTACTTGTTCAAAGTCGCATTTTTAACTCCAAATAA
- a CDS encoding DUF1080 domain-containing protein, translated as MKTHRLFLLLSLVFALDVVGASKFAIPATDKGLPGEGPIRRYEWFQKLWERKRSGWAERVKTDQGALVFLGDSITQGWGDQFRGHFKNVPVANRGISGDTTRGVLIRLKEDVLSLNPKGVVILIGTNDLEEGAAPEVIAANLKLIIAALKKHNATMPIILCNTFPSSASKKRPADQIKKINQLYFAAVKGDPQVTVLDTWMLFADAKGDAKKAEFPDLLHPNQTGYDKWAAALQPLLATHGFVETLSPAFEAEAGFVRIFNGKDLTGWGFRNQRTQEKTAIFDGKKASSDGRYRAINGRLVVTTPPEGRRIQQLWTTREFPKNFILKLQFRATPNADSGVFIRRPQLQCRDYILAGPWKELKKYKPQDWNEIVAVVKDGVAHCTCNGEVLNAEFKVPATGPIGLEGDRGQMEYRNIRVKELK; from the coding sequence ATGAAAACGCATCGCTTGTTTCTACTGTTATCGCTCGTCTTTGCCCTCGATGTGGTGGGCGCCTCGAAGTTTGCCATTCCGGCCACGGATAAGGGGTTGCCGGGTGAAGGGCCGATCCGCCGTTATGAGTGGTTCCAGAAATTGTGGGAACGCAAACGCAGCGGCTGGGCGGAGCGCGTGAAGACGGATCAGGGGGCGTTGGTGTTTCTGGGCGACTCCATCACGCAAGGGTGGGGCGATCAATTTCGCGGGCATTTCAAAAACGTGCCGGTGGCCAATCGCGGTATCAGCGGGGACACCACACGCGGCGTGCTCATCCGATTGAAGGAGGATGTGCTGTCGCTCAATCCCAAGGGCGTGGTGATCCTGATCGGTACCAACGATCTCGAGGAAGGTGCCGCACCGGAGGTCATTGCCGCCAACCTCAAGCTCATCATTGCCGCGCTCAAGAAACACAATGCTACGATGCCGATTATTCTCTGCAACACGTTCCCCAGTTCGGCTTCCAAAAAGCGTCCGGCTGATCAGATCAAGAAGATCAATCAGCTGTACTTCGCCGCCGTGAAAGGCGATCCGCAAGTTACCGTACTCGACACGTGGATGCTTTTTGCTGATGCGAAGGGCGACGCCAAGAAGGCGGAGTTTCCCGATTTGTTGCACCCGAACCAGACCGGCTACGACAAATGGGCCGCCGCCCTGCAACCGTTGCTGGCGACGCATGGGTTTGTGGAGACGCTCAGCCCGGCGTTTGAAGCGGAAGCCGGTTTCGTTCGCATTTTCAACGGCAAAGATCTCACCGGCTGGGGATTCCGGAATCAGCGCACGCAGGAAAAGACCGCCATCTTTGACGGCAAAAAGGCCAGCAGCGACGGTCGTTACCGCGCGATCAACGGTCGCCTTGTGGTGACCACACCGCCCGAGGGTCGACGCATTCAGCAGCTCTGGACCACGCGCGAGTTTCCCAAGAATTTTATTTTGAAACTCCAGTTCCGCGCCACGCCCAATGCCGACAGCGGCGTGTTCATTCGGCGACCGCAACTGCAGTGCCGCGACTACATTCTCGCCGGGCCGTGGAAGGAGCTAAAAAAATACAAGCCGCAGGACTGGAACGAAATTGTGGCCGTGGTTAAGGACGGCGTCGCCCACTGCACTTGCAATGGCGAAGTGCTCAACGCCGAATTTAAAGTGCCCGCTACTGGCCCCATTGGCCTCGAAGGCGATCGCGGCCAGATGGAATACCGCAACATTCGCGTGAAGGAATTGAAATAG
- a CDS encoding DUF1588 domain-containing protein — protein sequence MTRNVRFRTRRLVPPFFIEVGRAWLGGTSLRVRQRLVAFAGLACLIIPLGSARADDALKALKPFLRTHCLECHGPDKQKNEIRFDTLDTDLSDRRTLEIWQDALDQLNLGEMPPKKAAQPERADTAKFIDALSARLELAYAQRKSTGGQTVIRRLNRLELRNTLRDLLYLKGAAYRPGAVSGLVDNNGNGRVERKGNDPVRLFPEDELDEGFANIGDRLVMSDFLLKLTLGAAEETLAAATHTGPKPDTTPRVFPAPFVQGRKLGQRTIETVAREEFDKESDLLTQRYYEGSDGRLMPRELGGGVSTAARYRVTVEVSGHNQKHPWDELAKTDQSKPFEIGLHLADVRNGGIGGPTSHAVQVWQLPGDGKRRTFSAEVWIDDTWTPWVGWENGPYDRNFRAERLVEQYYPAQFKPRPDRKAVPKEVYDAWPVEMARVLLKAGYAGPHVRIYSLKLEPLIDQWPPRSHTALYGTGPVGEADVEQLLQTFATRAWRRSVTDAEVAPYVQLVRGMMADPKAGQNKALGAIKDLKYRVYHGKWTRLPKFDELKPAAEGALAGGLIDLRPARKPEHYGMVFEGRLETPVAGEYAFELASDDGSRLLIGRQKVIEHDGLHGASSKRGKVQLAKGTHVIRLEYFAYGQPNSLRLAWSGPGIASSPLSVTQTAPQQIVGNPDEARAIRALQAGYTALLCSPRFLYLRENTGDLDTHVLASRLSYFLWSSMPDETLFRLAAENKLREPAVMRAQVERMLKDPRAEAFEQNFTATWLRLDKLGKMPPEKGGPFRFYHDRRMEPMLSKQATAFFADVLARNERITTFIHSDHTFLNAHIARWMYGRDDVPGERMIRVPTGDPRRGGILTMPAVMTATANGVDTSPIVRGVWLLENILGTPPAPPPPDVEPLSPDLRGAKTIREQLERHRNHEACASCHRKIDPMGFAFENFDPVGRWRTHYRTDGRPQIDPATMLPNGDELADIVAFKQMLLKREPDFARCLTEKMLTYATGRRLEPIDRGEINRLTTALAQNGNRLRDLVHLIATSEIFLQK from the coding sequence ATGCGCTGGATCAACTGAACCTCGGCGAGATGCCGCCCAAGAAAGCTGCGCAACCGGAGCGCGCGGATACTGCCAAGTTTATCGATGCCCTCAGTGCGCGGCTGGAGTTGGCGTATGCCCAGCGCAAAAGCACCGGCGGCCAAACGGTCATTCGCCGCCTGAACCGTCTCGAACTGCGCAATACCCTGCGTGATCTGCTTTATCTGAAGGGCGCAGCGTACCGGCCCGGAGCGGTGAGCGGGTTGGTGGACAATAACGGCAACGGGCGGGTGGAACGTAAGGGCAACGATCCGGTGCGGTTGTTTCCTGAGGACGAACTGGACGAGGGCTTTGCCAACATCGGCGACCGGTTGGTGATGTCTGATTTTCTGCTGAAGCTCACGCTGGGTGCCGCGGAAGAAACGCTGGCGGCCGCCACGCACACGGGCCCTAAGCCGGACACCACGCCGCGCGTATTCCCCGCACCGTTTGTGCAGGGTCGCAAACTGGGCCAGCGCACGATCGAGACCGTCGCGCGCGAGGAGTTTGACAAGGAATCCGACCTGCTCACGCAGCGTTATTATGAAGGCTCCGATGGTCGGCTGATGCCCCGCGAACTGGGCGGCGGCGTGAGCACCGCGGCGCGTTATCGCGTGACGGTGGAGGTGTCTGGCCACAACCAAAAACATCCGTGGGATGAACTGGCCAAGACCGACCAGAGTAAGCCGTTTGAGATCGGCCTGCACCTGGCCGATGTGCGCAATGGCGGTATCGGCGGTCCGACATCGCATGCCGTGCAGGTGTGGCAATTGCCTGGTGACGGCAAGCGACGGACGTTCAGTGCCGAGGTGTGGATTGATGACACCTGGACGCCGTGGGTCGGCTGGGAGAACGGTCCGTACGACCGCAACTTTCGCGCCGAGCGGTTGGTGGAACAATATTATCCGGCGCAATTCAAGCCGCGCCCCGATCGCAAGGCGGTGCCGAAGGAAGTGTACGACGCCTGGCCGGTGGAGATGGCGCGCGTGCTGCTCAAGGCGGGCTATGCCGGGCCGCATGTTCGCATTTACAGTCTAAAGCTCGAGCCGCTGATCGATCAATGGCCGCCGCGCAGTCACACGGCGTTGTACGGCACGGGGCCGGTGGGCGAGGCAGATGTCGAACAGCTGTTGCAAACCTTCGCCACGCGGGCGTGGCGCCGGTCGGTGACGGACGCGGAGGTGGCGCCGTACGTGCAGCTCGTGCGCGGCATGATGGCGGATCCCAAGGCGGGGCAAAACAAGGCGCTGGGTGCGATCAAGGATTTGAAATACCGCGTGTATCATGGCAAATGGACCCGGTTACCGAAGTTCGACGAGCTGAAGCCGGCGGCCGAGGGCGCGTTGGCCGGTGGGTTGATCGATCTTCGCCCCGCGCGCAAGCCTGAGCATTACGGCATGGTGTTTGAGGGCCGCCTGGAAACGCCGGTGGCTGGTGAGTATGCGTTTGAGCTGGCGTCGGACGACGGTTCGCGGCTTCTGATCGGTCGCCAAAAAGTCATCGAGCACGACGGCCTGCACGGCGCCTCCAGCAAGCGTGGTAAGGTGCAATTGGCCAAGGGCACGCACGTCATTCGGCTGGAGTATTTTGCCTATGGCCAGCCCAATAGCTTGCGCTTGGCGTGGAGTGGGCCGGGCATTGCGAGTTCGCCTTTGTCGGTGACGCAAACCGCGCCGCAGCAAATTGTCGGCAACCCCGATGAAGCCCGCGCCATTCGCGCGCTACAGGCTGGTTACACCGCGCTGTTGTGTTCGCCGCGCTTTTTGTATCTGCGCGAAAATACCGGCGACCTCGACACCCACGTGCTGGCCTCGCGCCTCAGTTATTTCCTGTGGTCGTCCATGCCCGACGAGACGCTCTTCCGACTCGCGGCAGAAAACAAGCTGCGCGAACCGGCCGTCATGCGCGCGCAAGTGGAGCGGATGCTCAAGGATCCACGCGCCGAGGCGTTCGAACAGAATTTCACGGCTACGTGGTTGCGGCTTGATAAGCTCGGCAAGATGCCGCCGGAGAAGGGCGGTCCGTTTCGTTTTTATCACGACCGCAGAATGGAGCCGATGCTTTCCAAGCAGGCCACGGCGTTTTTTGCGGACGTGCTTGCGCGTAACGAACGCATTACCACCTTCATCCATTCCGATCACACTTTCCTTAACGCCCATATCGCCCGCTGGATGTACGGTCGCGACGACGTGCCAGGCGAACGCATGATTCGCGTTCCCACCGGCGATCCGCGCCGCGGCGGAATCCTCACCATGCCCGCGGTGATGACCGCCACCGCCAATGGCGTCGACACCTCACCCATCGTGCGCGGTGTGTGGCTGCTGGAAAACATCCTCGGCACGCCGCCCGCGCCGCCGCCGCCCGATGTGGAACCGCTCTCGCCCGATCTACGCGGAGCCAAGACCATCCGCGAACAACTCGAACGCCATCGTAACCACGAAGCCTGCGCTAGTTGCCATCGCAAGATTGATCCCATGGGGTTCGCCTTTGAAAACTTCGACCCCGTTGGCCGATGGCGCACGCACTACCGCACCGACGGACGGCCGCAGATTGATCCTGCCACCATGCTCCCCAATGGGGATGAACTCGCCGACATCGTCGCCTTCAAGCAAATGCTCCTCAAACGCGAGCCGGATTTCGCCCGGTGTCTCACTGAGAAAATGCTCACCTACGCCACCGGCCGTCGGTTGGAACCGATTGACCGCGGCGAAATCAACCGCCTCACCACCGCTCTCGCCCAAAACGGCAACCGCCTCCGCGACCTCGTCCACCTCATCGCCACCAGCGAGATTTTCCTGCAGAAATAG